Genomic DNA from Peribacillus simplex NBRC 15720 = DSM 1321:
TGACAGATCAGTCAATGCGGCCACCATTGCCTTTTTCGTAGCTTGATAAATATTGATTTCATCAATTACCTCGCTATGTACAACACCTACACCTATGGATAGTGCTTCCTTAAAAATTATTTCATAAAACAGTTCCCTTTTTGACTCTGGAATCTTTTTAGAATCATTAAGCCCTGGTAAATAAAAAGATTCAGGCAAGATGACTGCACTCGTCACAACTGGTCCTGCCAGCGGTCCTCTTCCCACTTCATCGATACCAGCCAGAATGGAAAACCCCTGTTTTCGCAATTGCCTTTCAAATTCCGTCATTTCCGTGAAAGCTTCCCTTACCTGTTGTTCTTTTTCATAAGCTCTTTGCCATTTGCTTACTAAGTCGTTTACTCCCTTTCGTCCGTCCTCCCGGCATTCTTGTAAAAATAAATCTCCGGGCTCTCTTATTGTCTTTAACTTTAAGGAGATTTCCTTAATGCTCATTGCAGTTATCATCTTTTATCACCCATCATATTAATTATCGGCAGTCTTGCTGCCATTCTACAGTTCAAACAAAAATACGGAGCGGAAAAGAGACATCAAAAAGAAAAAGCCTTTTCGACATCCAACTCCAGCTCCGTATTACAACAATCAGATCAATGTTAATCTTATTCGGGGGTATCATCCTCTTCATAATCCAAAGGGGCCTCGAACGTAAGCGGGCCCATCTTTTCTGAACGGATTTCACGTACGACCAACTCTGCGGTTTTGTCATAATCGATGAAGCCCCCAGATGCTAAACAGCCCCTGAACTTTCCGACCGCATCGAACAATTCGAGCGTTTCCTGCGGAATTACATCCAGGTTATAACGGGATTTCAATCTATCCGGATATTCTTTTTCCAAAAAGCGAAGGCCGTATAATGAGACTTCGTGCAAATTTAAAATCGTATCCTTGATCGCACCTGTCAATGCAAGCTTCAAACCTACTTCTTGATCCTCGAATTTCGGCCAGAGAATCCCCGGTGTGTCAAGCAATTCCAATTCCTTACCAACTTTTATCCATTGCTGCGCTTTCGTGACGCCAGGTGTATTACCTGTTTTGGCAATGTTCTTTTTGGCAAGTCGATTGATTAATGTCGATTTCCCCACATTCGGAATACCTACTATCATGGCACGGATCGCTCTCGGCTTTATTCCTCTTGATTCCATACGTTCATACTTCTCTTTTAAAAGTTTTTTGGAAGCAGCTGTAATCTGGTTTAAACCGTTTCCTGCCTGTGAATTAATGGCAATCGCCGTTTTCCCCTGCGATTTATAATGTTCAAGCCACATATTCGTTTTTACCGGATCGGCCATATCAGCTTTATTCAAAAGTATAACCCTCGGTTTATGCTGAATGATTTCATCGATCATCGGATTTCGTGAAGATGCCGGAATCCGGGCATCCACAAGTTCAAAGATGATGTCGATCAGTTTTAATTTCTCTGTTACTTCCCGTCTTGCTTTGGCCATATGGCCAGGGAACCACTGTATTGTCAATGGAATCCACCTTCCTACTATTCCGCCAATCGAAAGTCTTCAATCGGCCAATAAACTAATTTAGTTTTTCCTAACACTTTATCGTAAGGAACGACACCTACACCAATATGGCGGCTATCCTTACTAAAACGGCGATTATCCCCTAGGACAAATAGGTGGTCTTCAGGCACCGTTCCTTGTTCTATGACATCACTTAATGTAAAAGGTTCCGTCAAAGCACCGCCATCAATCAATTGTTCTTTATATTCATCCAAGTATGGCTCATCATAAGCTTTTCCATTCACGTAAAGAGTATCATCTCTATATTCCACTTTTTCCCCTGGCAATCCGATGACCCGCTTTATGTAATCTTTGCCTTCTGGAGCTTCGAAAACGATAATGTCGAATCTTTTCGGTTCACCAATCGAATAGGATATTTTATTAACGATCATGCGGTCCGTATCCTTTAATGTCGGCATCATGGAATTACCGTCCACAACAATAGGAGCCAGGAGGAAATAACGGATCAGTGTCGCCGCTATAACCGCGATTATGACCGCCTTTGTCCATTCCCACAATTCATTTTTCTTTTTCGCCATCCTTACCACCCTTTTTGAAACATATCAACAATTATTTTAACATGTTGCGGACGCTATAGCGAGCAGGATTCTATATAGTTTTTACCGTATGTGTATTCATCGTTTCTTAAAGTGCAAAAAGGGAGCCTGATAAACAAGCTCCCTTTTTTTGCATGATACTGTTTGGTTATTCACCTTATGTGGATCATGGTAAACCCGCTTGAAGATATTCGAGGAATTAACGACGAATTTCTTTAATACGTGCTTTTTTACCACGAAGTTCGCGTAGGTAATAAAGTTTCGCACGACGTACTTTACCGTGACGGATAACTTCTAGTTTCGCAATTTTTGGTGTGTGAACAGGGAAAGCACGTTCTACTCCAACGCCGTAAGAGATCTTACGTACTGTGAAAGTTTCACTAACTCCGCCGCCACGACGTTTGATTACAACGCCTTCAAACAACTGGATACGTTCGCGAGTTCCTTCAATAACCTTTACGTGTACACGTACTGTGTCACCAGGTCTGAATGATGGAAGATCTGAGCGAAGTTGTTCTTTTGTGATTTCGTTAATAAGATTTTGCATCGATTTCAACTCCTCCTGGACGCTCTTGCAAATACTTATTGTTTGCAGCGGAACATCGTTATAAGACTGAGCATTTTGCCCAAGTCACAAGGTATATCCTATCATACTATAGACGTCGATGCAATAGACATCAGTCTTCTTTTTTAATCTCGGACAATAATTTTTTTTCAACTTCCGATAGTTCATAACTATCGAGCAAATCCGGACGTCGAATCCAAGTTCTGCGCAGAGATTCCTTCATCCGCCATTCATCGATTTTTTTATGATTCCCGGATATTAGCGGATCGGGAACTTTCATCCCACGGAAATCTGCAGGTCTAGTATAATGGGGATGCTCTAACAAACCAGAAGAATAGGAATCAAGAATCGGGGAGTCAACATTTCCCAGAACGCCAGGCAGCAAGCGCACAACGCTGTCAATAATGACCATTGCGCCCAATTCCCCGCCTGTAAGCACAAAGTCACCAATCGATATTTCATCAGTTACGACATGCTCCCGGATGCGCTCATCATACCCTTCATAATGCCCGCAAATGAAAATGAGATGTTCCTCTTCAGCAAACTCTTCGGCTTTTTTCTGCGTGTAACGCTCTCCCTGGGGACAAAGCAGGACTACCCTTGGGGTTAGCTCACCTTGCCCTTTAAGAGCCTCCACAGCATCAAAGATCGGTTGTGCCTTCAATACCATTCCGGCACCGCCGCCATACGGATAATCGTCTACCGTCGAATGCTTATTATCTGCATAATCTCGAAAATTGGTCACCTTATAGCTGACAGCCTGCTTTTCCGCAGCCTTTTTTAAGATTGACGAACCCAATACCCCTTCGAACATTTCTGGAAAAAGCGAAAGCACATCGATTTTCATCAGTCTAAAAGTCCTTCCATCGGTGTAATGATGACCTTTTTAGCAGAAATATCCACTTCTTTTACAATTTGTTCAATATACGGGATCAGGATGTCCTTACTGCCAGCTTTCTTAATGACCCAAACATCATTGGCACCAGGCGTAAGAACCTCAATGATTTCCCCAACTTCCATGCCTTCATCAGTAAATACCGAACATCCGATGATTTCATGAAAGTAGAACTCACCTTCGTCCAATTTACCAAGCTGTGCTTCCTTGACTTTCAGGACCCCGTTTCTAAAAGCCTCGACCTGTCCGACGTTATAATAGTTCTCGAACGTCAATAGGTTAAAGTTTTTATGGGTGCGATGCGACCTGATGATAAGCGGCAAAGGTTTTTTCTCCGTGTCCCTAAACAAATACAGAGTATTTCCCACTTTGTATCGTTTTTCTGGGAAGTCTGTTGAAGAAATAACACGGACTTCTCCTAAAAGACCATGTGTGTTGACAATTTTACCTACATTAAACCATTTTTCCATTCTTTCACCTCTAACGAATTTCCGAGACGATTCCATCTTTAATGACAATGGTCTTCGTTGCCATAATTTCGTCCCAATCTGCCCCAATTTCCACATCAATGATACTTTGAACTTCCCGTTCCTTCAATTCACTACCTGCCGGAAGGATCTCCAACTGCTCCATTTGAAATTCAAGCAGTTTAATTTTTTCTTGCCTCTGGTTTATTTCTTTTTCGAAATGAGCACGGAGACTAGCAGGTTGGAGAGTTCTTGTTTTTTCAAGTTTTTTCAGTTCAAAGCGAAGCTGTTCACT
This window encodes:
- a CDS encoding ribonuclease HII, which gives rise to MTAMSIKEISLKLKTIREPGDLFLQECREDGRKGVNDLVSKWQRAYEKEQQVREAFTEMTEFERQLRKQGFSILAGIDEVGRGPLAGPVVTSAVILPESFYLPGLNDSKKIPESKRELFYEIIFKEALSIGVGVVHSEVIDEINIYQATKKAMVAALTDLSELPDHLLIDAMELDVPIPQLSLIKGDARSISISAASIIAKVTRDRMMKEYGEKYPEYGFEKHMGYGTSQHLEALDTHGLTPWHRRSFAPVKEIAARMKD
- the ylqF gene encoding ribosome biogenesis GTPase YlqF; amino-acid sequence: MTIQWFPGHMAKARREVTEKLKLIDIIFELVDARIPASSRNPMIDEIIQHKPRVILLNKADMADPVKTNMWLEHYKSQGKTAIAINSQAGNGLNQITAASKKLLKEKYERMESRGIKPRAIRAMIVGIPNVGKSTLINRLAKKNIAKTGNTPGVTKAQQWIKVGKELELLDTPGILWPKFEDQEVGLKLALTGAIKDTILNLHEVSLYGLRFLEKEYPDRLKSRYNLDVIPQETLELFDAVGKFRGCLASGGFIDYDKTAELVVREIRSEKMGPLTFEAPLDYEEDDTPE
- the lepB gene encoding signal peptidase I is translated as MAKKKNELWEWTKAVIIAVIAATLIRYFLLAPIVVDGNSMMPTLKDTDRMIVNKISYSIGEPKRFDIIVFEAPEGKDYIKRVIGLPGEKVEYRDDTLYVNGKAYDEPYLDEYKEQLIDGGALTEPFTLSDVIEQGTVPEDHLFVLGDNRRFSKDSRHIGVGVVPYDKVLGKTKLVYWPIEDFRLAE
- the rplS gene encoding 50S ribosomal protein L19 — translated: MQNLINEITKEQLRSDLPSFRPGDTVRVHVKVIEGTRERIQLFEGVVIKRRGGGVSETFTVRKISYGVGVERAFPVHTPKIAKLEVIRHGKVRRAKLYYLRELRGKKARIKEIRR
- the trmD gene encoding tRNA (guanosine(37)-N1)-methyltransferase TrmD; this translates as MKIDVLSLFPEMFEGVLGSSILKKAAEKQAVSYKVTNFRDYADNKHSTVDDYPYGGGAGMVLKAQPIFDAVEALKGQGELTPRVVLLCPQGERYTQKKAEEFAEEEHLIFICGHYEGYDERIREHVVTDEISIGDFVLTGGELGAMVIIDSVVRLLPGVLGNVDSPILDSYSSGLLEHPHYTRPADFRGMKVPDPLISGNHKKIDEWRMKESLRRTWIRRPDLLDSYELSEVEKKLLSEIKKED
- the rimM gene encoding ribosome maturation factor RimM (Essential for efficient processing of 16S rRNA) is translated as MEKWFNVGKIVNTHGLLGEVRVISSTDFPEKRYKVGNTLYLFRDTEKKPLPLIIRSHRTHKNFNLLTFENYYNVGQVEAFRNGVLKVKEAQLGKLDEGEFYFHEIIGCSVFTDEGMEVGEIIEVLTPGANDVWVIKKAGSKDILIPYIEQIVKEVDISAKKVIITPMEGLLD
- a CDS encoding YlqD family protein, with the translated sequence MKILQNVIVNQVLTESSKNQLLEKYKSKRLQLQKESEQLRFELKKLEKTRTLQPASLRAHFEKEINQRQEKIKLLEFQMEQLEILPAGSELKEREVQSIIDVEIGADWDEIMATKTIVIKDGIVSEIR